In one window of Mycteria americana isolate JAX WOST 10 ecotype Jacksonville Zoo and Gardens chromosome 24, USCA_MyAme_1.0, whole genome shotgun sequence DNA:
- the TMEM221 gene encoding transmembrane protein 221: protein MPAAYPQRALTVLLLFGTLAAAMALLASSLIFQLPSGRVGTGAGAGAGAGRGALPEPAAAVLLPVSAVLAALCLVLNVSCLLLCLLHGYFSTELCRGQPGPDRADWFLLDSRMVRHAAIGLFCCGVSVYLTALAIYMLLLFELEAGIASACILSSGIIVLLITVTHALVRASQVSRRSRSEVSHTLYENDSAQHGESSTSDLNNKNVAAPRPRPEIHREFSFPPFLERKSQLGSPASSNLTSSGSPGLRSEKESYNLPRTHRTLSAESGLLQAQGKPWNGVTQEMRNVLSRKPGALGKDSTLV from the exons ATGCCCGCCGCCTACCCGCAGCGGGCCCTGACGGTGCTGCTGCTCTTCGGCACGCTGGCCGCCGCCATGGCCCTGCTCGCCTCCAGCCTCATCTTCCAGCTGCCGTCGGGGCGGGTCGGcaccggtgccggtgccggtgccggtgccggtcgAGGGGCTCTgccggagccggcggccgccgTGCTGCTGCCGGTGTCGGCCGTGCTGGCCGCTCTCTGCCTGGTGCTCAACGtgagctgcctcctgctctgcctcctccacgGCTACTTCAGCACCGAGCTGTGCCGGGGGCAGCCCGGGCCCGACCG GGCAGACTGGTTCCTTCTGGACAGCCGGATGGTTCGCCACGCTGCCATCGGCTTGTTCTGCTGCGGGGTCTCAGTCTACCTAACAG ctCTCGCCATctacatgctgctgctgtttgaactGGAGGCCGGCATTGCCAGCGCCTGTATTCTCTCCTCCGGCATCATCGTCCTGCTGATCACAGTGACGCACGCCCTGGTACGGGCTTCCCAGGTTTCACGCCGCAGCCGCTCCGAGGTCTCTCACACCCTGTACGAGAACGACTCTGCCCAGCACGGCGAATCCTCCACCAGCGATCTGAACAACAAGAACGTGGCtgcaccccggccccggcccgagATCCACCGGgagttttccttccctcctttcctggagCGCAAATCCCAGCTGGGCTCTCCAGCCAGCAGCAACCTCACCTCCTCGGGCAGCCCCGGGCTTCGCTCCGAGAAGGAGAGCTACAACCTGCCCCGAACGCACAGGACGCTGTCGGCAGAGTCAGgcctgctgcaggcacagggcaAGCCCTGGAACGGCGTCACCCAGGAGATGAGGAACGTGCTGTCGCGCAAACCTGGAGCCTTGGGCAAGGACTCGACTCTGGTGTGA